One genomic window of Cannabis sativa cultivar Pink pepper isolate KNU-18-1 chromosome 2, ASM2916894v1, whole genome shotgun sequence includes the following:
- the LOC115720268 gene encoding putative disease resistance protein RGA4 translates to MSQHSTALIMADLAYIIAGNVLDKLGSLAYEEVSLAWGMKKDLDKLRLITLAIQDVLLNAETKQEKNPQLKNWLNYLKDVFHDAVDVLNEFECELLRRQVVKQHASFGRKVCRFFSGSNPLVYRFSVVHRVKEIRQQLDEIAKNMETFHLIKTQLNVEQSSLVLENRVMTHSFVNPSDVIGRDREKEEILDMILMDDNKIENQIPVVSIMGIGGLGKISLIKSVLNDGKIDEKFDLKIWLQRPLSETLKDDKFLLVLDDVWNEDPFKWQEFAELLFVGSKESKIIVTTRSSKVALIMGGTEPYELKGLPKKDSLSLFFKYAF, encoded by the exons ATGTCTCAACACTCTACTGCTTTGATAATGGCAGATCTAGCTTACATCATAGCTGGAAATGTCTTGGACAAACTGGGTTCTCTTGCTTATGAAGAGGTTAGCTTGGCATGGGGAATGAAAAAAGATCTTGACAAGCTTAGGCTAATCACATTAGCCATCCAAGATGTGCTCCTGAATGCTGAAACTAAGCAAGAAAAGAATCCACAACTCAAAAACTGGCTCAATTACCTTAAGGATGTGTTCCATGATGCGGTGGATGTGCTCAATGAATTTGAGTGTGAATTACTGAGGAGACAAGTTGTCAAACAACATGCCTCTTTTGGTAGAAAGGTATGCCGTTTCTTTTCAGGGTCCAATCCTCTTGTTTATCGTTTTAGTGTTGTTCATCGAGTTAAAGAGATAAGACAACAATTAGATGAGATTGCTAAGAATATGGAAACGTTTCATTTGATCAAAACTCAGCTGAATGTGGAACAAAGCTCTCTCGTGTTAGAGAATAGAGTGATGACTCACTCCTTTGTTAACCCTTCGGATGTTATTGGTAGAGATCGTGAAAAAGAAGAGATCCTAGATATGATATTGATGGATGATAACAAAATTGAGAATCAAATTCCTGTGGTATCTATAATGGGAATTGGGGGTTTAGGAAAGATTTCACTTATCAAATCAGTTTTAAATGATGGGAAAATTGATGAAAAGTTTGATTTGAAGATTTGG TTGCAAAGACCCTTGAGTGAGACTTTGAAGGATGACAAGTTTCTACTTGTGTTGGATGATGTATGGAATGAGGACCCTTTTAAGTGGCAGGAATTTGCAGAGTTGTTATTTGTGGGTTCTAAAGAAAGCAAAATTATAGTGACAACACGAAGTAGTAAAGTTGCTTTAATCATGGGTGGAACAGAACCTTATGAATTGAAGGGCCTACCTAAGAAGGATTCTTTGTCTCTGTTTTTCAAGTATGCATTTTGA